Proteins encoded by one window of Acidimicrobiales bacterium:
- the ftsX gene encoding permease-like cell division protein FtsX: MALSLDYVVRETASNLRRNVLMTAAAVLTVAVSLSLVGGALLLKQGVSKASLQWRGGVELSVFMLPESTAEQKAAVETELSAMPEVKSFTFVDQNAAFEEFKEMFANSPDLVESVGPPDLPPSYRIVPKEAEFVDVVGDRFKNRPGVKEVVYAREVVETLLKVTRALQIGIVSVAGVLLLSAVLLILNTIQMAIFARRREVAVMKLVGATNWFIRVPFMLEGMVQGLVGATAAFGVVAVVRNLLAGAVGDSELGVQLLPPASDVVGTGLFVLFAGAAIGTVGSAFAVRRFLDV; encoded by the coding sequence ATGGCCCTGAGCCTCGACTACGTCGTGCGGGAGACGGCGAGCAACCTGCGGCGCAACGTGTTGATGACGGCTGCCGCCGTCCTCACCGTCGCCGTCTCCCTGTCGCTCGTGGGCGGCGCCCTGCTGCTCAAGCAGGGCGTCTCCAAGGCGAGCCTCCAATGGCGGGGCGGCGTGGAGCTGTCGGTGTTCATGCTCCCCGAGTCGACGGCCGAGCAGAAGGCCGCCGTCGAGACCGAGCTCTCGGCCATGCCCGAGGTCAAGAGCTTCACCTTCGTGGACCAGAACGCGGCGTTCGAGGAGTTCAAGGAGATGTTCGCCAACTCCCCCGACCTGGTGGAGAGCGTCGGCCCGCCCGATCTGCCCCCCTCGTACCGGATCGTGCCCAAGGAGGCGGAGTTCGTCGACGTGGTCGGCGACCGGTTCAAGAACCGGCCCGGGGTGAAGGAGGTCGTCTACGCCCGCGAGGTCGTCGAGACGCTGCTCAAGGTCACCCGGGCGCTCCAGATCGGCATCGTCTCGGTGGCCGGCGTCCTGCTCCTGTCGGCCGTCCTGCTCATCCTGAACACCATCCAGATGGCGATCTTCGCCCGGCGCCGGGAGGTGGCGGTGATGAAGCTGGTGGGGGCCACCAACTGGTTCATCCGCGTCCCGTTCATGCTGGAGGGGATGGTGCAGGGGCTGGTCGGGGCGACGGCGGCGTTCGGCGTGGTGGCGGTGGTCCGCAACCTCCTGGCCGGAGCGGTGGGCGACAGCGAGCTCGGGGTGCAGCTGCTGCCCCCGGCCAGCGACGTGGTCGGTACCGGACTGTTCGTCCTCTTCGCCGGCGCCGCCATCGGGACGGTCGGCTCCGCCTTCGCCGTGCGCCGCTTCCTGGACGTCTGA
- a CDS encoding M23 family metallopeptidase, producing MTRAPRSTLAAAVAVALVAWAGPSVAETPKSAADRQAEIKAEIKTLKEEVSEASEEESALLAALDEAQERRASLDRKVTVLDPQVASAEGEAAIAEAALERVQSEFVRAQTQLAVENEALASEKARLRRRAVAAYIANPPARAAELLLRAGDLREIAATSGYLSSVVEAQRDAVRRYTARRDATDTLRATVEVRKDAAKKQRDVVVNRFSDLEGLRNELAAVRAEAAGEEARHALLLEQVRLRKTDFENQIAALRVESSGVSALLRGLTPVAGAVTMAPGRLSLPVSGVPLTSNFGPRLHPIFGTVRDHDGVDFAAPSGSAIRAAAAGTVVAANPRGGYGNATIVDHGGGVATLYAHQSEMFVAPGTVVGAGQVIGSVGSTGFSTGPHLHFEVRVRGIPVDPLGFFAVR from the coding sequence GTGACCCGGGCCCCCCGCTCCACCTTGGCCGCCGCCGTCGCGGTGGCCCTCGTCGCCTGGGCCGGGCCGTCCGTCGCCGAGACGCCGAAGAGCGCAGCCGACCGCCAGGCGGAGATCAAGGCGGAGATCAAGACGCTCAAGGAGGAGGTGTCCGAGGCGTCCGAGGAGGAGTCGGCCCTGCTGGCCGCCCTCGACGAGGCCCAGGAGCGCCGGGCGTCGCTGGACCGGAAGGTCACCGTGCTCGACCCCCAGGTGGCTTCGGCGGAGGGGGAGGCGGCGATCGCCGAGGCGGCCCTCGAGAGGGTGCAGTCGGAGTTCGTCCGGGCCCAGACGCAGCTGGCCGTGGAGAACGAGGCGCTGGCGTCGGAGAAGGCCCGGCTGCGCCGGCGCGCCGTGGCCGCGTACATCGCCAACCCCCCGGCACGGGCGGCCGAGCTGCTGCTGCGGGCCGGCGACCTGCGGGAGATCGCCGCCACCTCCGGCTACCTGTCGAGCGTGGTCGAGGCCCAGCGCGACGCCGTCCGTCGCTACACGGCCAGGCGCGACGCCACCGACACCCTGCGGGCGACGGTCGAGGTCCGGAAGGACGCCGCCAAGAAGCAGCGCGACGTCGTGGTGAACCGCTTCTCCGACCTGGAGGGGCTGCGCAACGAGCTGGCCGCCGTGCGGGCCGAGGCGGCGGGCGAGGAGGCCCGCCACGCCTTGCTGCTCGAGCAGGTCCGCCTGCGCAAGACCGACTTCGAGAACCAGATCGCCGCCCTGCGCGTGGAGTCGAGCGGGGTCAGCGCCCTGCTCCGGGGGCTGACGCCGGTGGCCGGCGCCGTCACCATGGCGCCGGGCCGGCTGTCGCTCCCCGTCAGCGGCGTGCCCCTCACGTCGAACTTCGGCCCCCGGCTCCACCCGATCTTCGGCACCGTGCGAGACCACGACGGCGTCGACTTCGCGGCACCGTCCGGCTCCGCCATCCGGGCGGCGGCGGCCGGCACCGTGGTCGCGGCCAACCCCCGTGGCGGCTACGGCAACGCCACGATCGTCGACCACGGCGGCGGCGTCGCCACGCTGTACGCCCACCAGAGCGAGATGTTCGTGGCGCCCGGCACCGTCGTGGGGGCAGGCCAGGTGATCGGGTCGGTGGGGTCCACGGGGTTTTCCACGGGCCCGCACCTGCACTTCGAGGTCCGGGTCCGGGGCATCCCCGTCGATCCTCTCGGGTTTTTCGCCGTTCGCTGA
- a CDS encoding UdgX family uracil-DNA binding protein (This protein belongs to the uracil DNA glycosylase superfamily, members of which act in excision repair of DNA. However, it belongs more specifically to UdgX branch, whose founding member was found to bind uracil in DNA (where it does not belong), without cleaving it, appears to promote DNA repair by a pathway involving RecA, rather than base excision.), with amino-acid sequence MGTAADLIPADASLDSLRGIAASCTACPLHERGTQTVFGQGPGSAVVMLVGEQPGDREDVAGEPFVGPAGALLDRALADAGIDRSDAYVTNVVKHFKWRPAGKRRIHQKPTAAEIAACRPWLDREIELVDPRVVVCLGATAAQALLGRSFRVTRSRGQFVEWEREPLALATVHPSSILRAADDTSRRDELAAFVADLRVVAAALAPAR; translated from the coding sequence GTGGGGACGGCTGCCGATCTCATCCCGGCGGATGCGTCGCTCGACTCGCTTCGTGGCATCGCCGCGTCGTGCACCGCCTGCCCCCTCCACGAGCGTGGGACGCAGACGGTGTTCGGCCAGGGGCCCGGCTCGGCTGTGGTGATGCTGGTGGGGGAGCAACCGGGCGACCGGGAGGACGTGGCCGGGGAGCCGTTCGTGGGCCCGGCGGGGGCGCTGCTCGACCGTGCCCTGGCGGACGCCGGGATCGACCGGTCGGACGCGTACGTGACGAACGTGGTGAAGCACTTCAAGTGGCGGCCCGCCGGCAAGCGGCGGATCCACCAGAAGCCGACCGCGGCGGAGATCGCCGCCTGCCGGCCGTGGCTGGACCGCGAGATCGAGCTGGTCGACCCCCGGGTGGTGGTCTGCCTCGGGGCGACGGCCGCCCAGGCGCTGCTCGGGCGCTCGTTCCGGGTGACCCGGTCCCGCGGCCAGTTCGTGGAGTGGGAGCGGGAGCCGCTGGCGCTCGCCACGGTCCATCCGTCCTCGATCCTGCGCGCCGCCGACGACACCAGCCGCCGGGACGAGCTGGCCGCCTTCGTGGCCGACCTGAGGGTGGTGGCCGCCGCCCTGGCGCCTGCCCGTTAG
- a CDS encoding DUF6458 family protein, with the protein MGIGVSVFLIAVGAILSFAIDVTTEGVNLDTVGVILMIVGAIGLLASLLFWSSFSPYSRGRDEVVVRDREIV; encoded by the coding sequence ATGGGTATCGGTGTCAGCGTTTTCCTCATCGCAGTCGGTGCAATCCTTTCGTTCGCCATCGACGTCACGACCGAGGGCGTGAACCTGGACACGGTCGGCGTCATCCTCATGATCGTCGGCGCCATCGGGCTGCTGGCGTCCCTGCTGTTCTGGAGCAGCTTCAGCCCCTACAGCCGTGGCCGCGACGAGGTGGTCGTCCGCGACCGCGAGATCGTCTGA